The following coding sequences lie in one Myxococcus xanthus genomic window:
- a CDS encoding PD40 domain-containing protein, protein MPSVNPRPLAAALLVVLFPGLALAQFYVVPRRPGKTAVNSYEFEWRHTDILVGPGATGLAEPPERTAHEQPPESPGGANPGAPTTSPDQGDTKAPPTGPPSETTGGTSEPQSQTGLPGSTPVVLGGATDAGVPPLTTGEDGSVPESGLAAADGGTEDGGALAAADAGTADGGTLAAGGTDGGEQDAGATYLMASDSDDDGGTVLGGGQSVFAGADGGFNYTYAKSLGDKSGGVRFYFYERERMVAERAAPLIEEAYRYLVDQFKYVPTKTFPYILYSSYQEFLQTNLFAVSEGTLGLTSTGEDLKLTLPYLGDHRLFEEVSTHELAHQFTIQKVRTVAEQAKMFGDPLQAIPLWFIEGLAEFYAKRGMDPEAEMLVRDLLVNPDLFKGYAFLDFFSPGPYGYLWIYKVGQVRVSFLEEEYGAGFIQRVLEESPRLAGGSRDSPSLKFEELLERLTGDNPKRISARFENWLKRRAFKTYLASEQSAPALDLLDKAPGYTTAMASSPSGHVLGLRTIVPETGESRLYIMDPRVPDKTVKVAGDGVPGVESLHPISGRSFALTNDKLAFIAEITGRDVIYVQDYTHKSERRGADVLVRRNAIRTGIDREVGLVVDLSLGGRTAYRIDRHGLLAAYSPAFSPDGRWVAFIGINDAGLRDIYAIDLQAGPDAPPLQLTDDVFSEREVTWGPSGVIFTSDATSHRQFNLFRVRPDAPRQVERLTSEERDHTAPVALADGRLFFTAFNNSSSDLHELTKDGRIVRRTDLTTGVFEPGPGPDGSLWMLFHVSGERRPAVLRPPRMLALDVPAEPPPEPPNPLAVRPLTDAQNYEPFTRQNLEFGPFFGFAGAGGGGFVGQLFAAASDRMKDHQFLLTLAVYGSFDLTDGYLLYVNDKSRMTWGGGIFQSLRFRVDRTFEGEEGAQNAFFTSGERFFGALGSVRYPLSTFLFVQGDLAIGGTRYFLDDYTEFELFFPERNAANRELLTAWNARNRAIRFQTELSGQIGYDSLKYHYATGPLSGSAAMLETTVGVQPFDNQAYGNVRVDAERYFPIYGRANIFIRGGLGTTLGGRYARSYFLSSFDTLRGVNFGDIQWLLGRHYVYSTLEAQLPLNDIIRVAFLSDLEAIAAIDAGGVGEGRDDLWNHRVVNGVVGFNLALGPLLLRLHFARPFDVGAAAGRPDPGWVTNFSLGIAGLNGFFDQANTGKSVGPSPTPMSPALMPSLGGGYTAPRR, encoded by the coding sequence GTGCCTTCAGTGAACCCCCGTCCCCTCGCCGCAGCCCTGCTCGTCGTGCTCTTCCCGGGGCTCGCGCTTGCCCAGTTCTACGTCGTGCCCCGAAGACCCGGGAAAACGGCGGTGAACAGCTACGAATTCGAGTGGCGACACACGGATATCCTCGTCGGCCCGGGGGCCACGGGTCTGGCGGAACCTCCCGAGCGGACGGCTCACGAACAGCCACCGGAAAGTCCGGGCGGCGCCAACCCGGGCGCGCCCACCACCTCGCCGGACCAGGGCGACACGAAGGCGCCTCCCACCGGTCCGCCCTCGGAGACCACGGGAGGCACGTCCGAGCCCCAGTCCCAGACGGGGCTGCCCGGCAGCACGCCGGTGGTGCTCGGGGGGGCGACCGACGCGGGCGTGCCGCCTTTGACGACGGGTGAAGACGGGAGCGTCCCGGAGAGTGGCCTGGCGGCCGCCGACGGGGGGACGGAGGACGGCGGTGCCCTGGCTGCGGCCGATGCGGGGACGGCGGATGGCGGCACGCTCGCGGCCGGTGGTACCGACGGCGGCGAGCAGGACGCGGGCGCCACCTACCTGATGGCCAGCGACTCCGATGACGACGGCGGGACGGTGCTGGGCGGCGGCCAGTCGGTGTTCGCGGGCGCGGACGGTGGGTTCAACTACACCTACGCGAAGTCGCTGGGGGACAAGTCGGGCGGGGTGCGCTTCTATTTCTATGAGCGTGAGCGCATGGTGGCCGAGCGCGCCGCGCCGCTCATCGAGGAGGCCTACCGGTACCTGGTGGATCAGTTCAAGTACGTCCCCACCAAGACGTTCCCGTACATCCTCTACAGCAGCTACCAGGAGTTCCTGCAGACCAACCTCTTCGCCGTGTCCGAGGGCACGCTCGGTCTCACCAGCACCGGCGAGGACCTGAAGCTGACGCTGCCGTACCTGGGTGACCACCGCCTCTTCGAGGAGGTCAGTACCCACGAACTGGCGCACCAGTTCACCATCCAGAAGGTCCGCACCGTGGCCGAGCAGGCCAAGATGTTCGGCGACCCGCTGCAGGCCATTCCGCTGTGGTTCATCGAGGGCCTCGCCGAATTCTACGCCAAGCGCGGCATGGACCCGGAAGCGGAGATGCTGGTGCGGGACCTGCTGGTGAACCCGGACCTCTTCAAGGGCTACGCCTTCCTCGACTTCTTCTCCCCCGGGCCCTACGGCTACCTGTGGATCTACAAGGTGGGCCAGGTCCGTGTGTCCTTCCTCGAAGAGGAGTACGGCGCCGGCTTCATCCAGCGCGTGCTGGAGGAGTCGCCGAGGCTGGCGGGTGGCTCGCGCGATTCACCGTCGCTCAAGTTCGAGGAGCTGCTGGAGCGGCTCACCGGCGACAACCCCAAGCGCATCTCCGCGCGGTTCGAGAACTGGCTGAAGCGCCGGGCCTTCAAGACGTACCTGGCGTCCGAGCAGTCCGCGCCGGCGCTGGACCTGCTCGACAAGGCGCCCGGCTACACCACCGCCATGGCGTCCTCCCCGTCGGGCCACGTGCTGGGGCTGCGCACCATCGTTCCGGAGACGGGTGAGAGCCGGCTGTACATCATGGATCCGCGCGTGCCGGACAAGACGGTGAAGGTCGCGGGTGACGGCGTGCCGGGCGTGGAGTCGTTGCACCCCATCTCCGGACGCAGCTTCGCGCTGACGAACGACAAGCTGGCCTTCATCGCCGAAATCACCGGGCGCGACGTCATCTACGTGCAGGACTACACGCACAAGTCGGAGCGACGAGGCGCGGACGTGCTGGTGCGCCGCAACGCCATCCGGACCGGCATTGACCGGGAGGTGGGCCTGGTGGTCGACCTGAGCCTGGGCGGACGCACCGCGTACCGCATCGACCGGCACGGGCTGCTCGCGGCGTACTCGCCGGCCTTCTCGCCCGACGGCCGGTGGGTGGCCTTCATCGGCATCAACGACGCGGGTCTGCGGGACATCTACGCCATCGACCTGCAGGCGGGCCCGGACGCCCCGCCGCTGCAGCTCACCGACGACGTGTTCTCCGAGCGCGAGGTGACGTGGGGGCCCTCGGGCGTCATCTTCACGTCGGACGCGACGTCCCACCGCCAGTTCAACCTCTTCCGCGTGCGTCCGGACGCGCCCCGGCAGGTGGAGCGCCTCACCAGCGAGGAGCGGGACCACACGGCCCCGGTGGCCCTGGCGGACGGACGCCTCTTCTTCACCGCCTTCAACAACAGCAGCTCCGATTTGCACGAGCTGACGAAGGACGGCCGCATCGTGCGGCGCACGGACCTGACGACGGGCGTCTTCGAGCCCGGCCCGGGCCCGGACGGCAGCCTGTGGATGCTGTTCCACGTCTCCGGTGAGCGCCGGCCCGCGGTGCTGCGCCCGCCGCGCATGCTGGCGCTGGACGTCCCCGCCGAACCGCCGCCGGAGCCGCCCAACCCGCTGGCGGTGCGGCCCCTCACGGACGCACAGAACTACGAGCCCTTCACCCGGCAGAACCTGGAGTTCGGTCCCTTCTTCGGCTTCGCGGGCGCGGGCGGCGGCGGCTTCGTGGGCCAGCTGTTCGCGGCGGCCAGTGACCGCATGAAGGACCACCAGTTCCTGCTCACCCTGGCGGTGTACGGCAGCTTCGACCTGACGGACGGCTACCTGCTCTACGTCAACGACAAGTCACGCATGACGTGGGGTGGCGGCATCTTCCAGTCCCTGCGCTTCCGCGTGGACCGCACCTTCGAAGGTGAAGAGGGCGCGCAGAATGCCTTCTTCACGTCGGGTGAGCGCTTCTTCGGCGCGCTCGGAAGCGTGCGCTACCCGCTGAGCACCTTCCTGTTCGTGCAGGGTGACCTGGCCATTGGTGGCACCCGGTACTTCCTGGACGACTACACGGAGTTCGAGCTGTTCTTCCCCGAGCGCAACGCGGCCAACCGGGAGCTGCTGACGGCCTGGAACGCGCGAAACCGCGCCATCCGCTTCCAGACGGAGCTGAGCGGGCAGATTGGCTACGACAGCCTGAAGTACCACTACGCCACCGGCCCGCTATCGGGCAGCGCGGCCATGCTGGAGACGACGGTGGGCGTGCAGCCCTTCGACAACCAAGCCTACGGCAACGTGCGCGTGGACGCGGAGCGCTACTTCCCCATCTACGGCCGCGCCAACATCTTCATCCGCGGCGGCCTGGGCACCACGCTGGGAGGCCGGTACGCGCGCTCCTACTTCCTGTCATCGTTCGACACGCTGCGCGGCGTGAACTTCGGCGACATCCAGTGGCTGCTCGGCCGGCACTACGTCTACTCCACGCTGGAGGCGCAGCTGCCGCTCAACGACATCATCCGGGTGGCCTTCCTCAGCGACCTGGAAGCGATTGCAGCCATCGACGCGGGCGGCGTCGGCGAGGGCCGGGATGACTTGTGGAACCACCGCGTGGTGAACGGCGTCGTCGGTTTCAACCTCGCGCTGGGCCCCCTGCTGCTGCGCCTTCACTTCGCCCGGCCGTTCGACGTCGGCGCCGCTGCCGGCCGGCCGGACCCGGGCTGGGTGACGAACTTCTCGCTAGGCATCGCCGGCCTCAATGGCTTCTTCGACCAGGCGAACACCGGGAAGAGCGTCGGCCCATCGCCGACGCCCATGTCCCCGGCCCTGATGCCCTCCCTGGGAGGCGGCTACACCGCGCCGCGCCGCTGA
- a CDS encoding LVIVD repeat-containing protein, translating to MKRLLALTSTLALATACGNDNPSVPKAECQVEAIDLSACQLSSLSAVQPEGIWNLNINLNDRSGAAAAMRLSGGGSNTQMLMGLAATERQSTPESFFLASEFQGSNNVTMRFAVAGCSSSGPGQMSGIFRRCANGTADMKGTFEAIRLGRRAGEAEASGVELVSEVKLTEATATNVAVAHGHAYVTAGAKGLITFDLSDPSQPRQVRQYELSNDYYTDALVNGNTLYVASRRSGVAVFDITNPAVPVRLRSVPESVVEVNGLALDGNVLYAASPAPNAEVYVYDVTTPAEPKQLTRYFIEGAEPLAGEVPLHVAVMGGRLYVSNWSFGMTVSDVTTPARPKLLGRFANGMSRATAVGMVGDRAYAFDAGEDWGAHLSVLDVSAPATVARTGEFRTRPEVSIRSVAFAGTKVYLAYGQDGLRIVDVSVPGSPQQVGYYNTWRETDAGHGVVFLEGLSKVHVPGDGFVYATDSSRGLLIFREATE from the coding sequence ATGAAACGCCTCCTCGCACTCACCAGCACCCTGGCGCTCGCCACCGCTTGCGGCAATGACAATCCGTCCGTTCCCAAGGCGGAGTGTCAGGTCGAGGCCATCGATTTGTCGGCCTGCCAGCTTTCAAGCCTCTCCGCCGTACAACCCGAGGGCATCTGGAACCTCAATATCAACCTCAACGACCGTTCCGGTGCCGCGGCCGCGATGCGGTTGTCGGGAGGGGGCAGCAACACCCAGATGCTGATGGGCCTCGCCGCCACGGAGCGGCAGAGCACCCCGGAGTCGTTCTTCCTGGCCAGCGAGTTCCAGGGCTCCAACAACGTGACGATGCGCTTCGCCGTCGCCGGGTGTTCCTCGTCCGGGCCTGGGCAGATGTCGGGCATCTTCCGGCGTTGCGCCAATGGCACCGCGGACATGAAGGGCACCTTCGAGGCCATCCGGCTGGGCCGCCGCGCGGGTGAAGCGGAGGCGTCCGGCGTGGAGCTGGTCAGCGAGGTGAAGCTGACCGAAGCCACGGCCACGAATGTCGCGGTGGCCCATGGCCACGCCTACGTGACGGCGGGGGCCAAGGGCCTCATCACCTTCGACCTGAGCGACCCCTCGCAGCCGCGCCAAGTCCGCCAGTACGAGCTGTCCAACGACTACTACACGGACGCGCTGGTGAACGGGAACACGCTCTATGTGGCCAGCCGCCGCAGCGGCGTCGCCGTGTTCGACATCACCAACCCGGCGGTGCCTGTCCGCCTGCGCTCCGTGCCCGAGTCCGTGGTGGAGGTGAACGGCCTCGCGCTGGACGGAAACGTCCTGTACGCGGCGTCGCCCGCGCCCAACGCGGAGGTGTACGTCTACGACGTCACCACGCCCGCGGAGCCGAAGCAACTCACGCGGTACTTCATCGAGGGCGCGGAGCCCCTGGCGGGTGAGGTGCCCCTGCATGTCGCGGTGATGGGCGGCCGGCTCTACGTGAGCAACTGGTCCTTCGGAATGACCGTCTCGGACGTCACCACCCCGGCGCGCCCGAAGCTGTTGGGCCGCTTCGCCAACGGCATGTCGCGCGCCACGGCGGTCGGCATGGTGGGAGACCGCGCCTACGCGTTCGACGCGGGCGAGGACTGGGGCGCGCACCTGAGCGTGCTGGACGTGAGCGCGCCGGCCACGGTGGCCCGGACGGGTGAGTTCCGGACGCGCCCGGAGGTGTCCATCCGCTCGGTGGCGTTCGCCGGGACGAAGGTCTATCTGGCCTATGGTCAGGATGGCCTGCGCATCGTGGACGTGTCCGTCCCCGGCTCGCCCCAGCAGGTGGGTTACTACAACACCTGGCGGGAGACGGATGCGGGCCACGGCGTCGTGTTCCTCGAGGGCCTGAGCAAGGTGCATGTGCCGGGCGACGGATTCGTGTACGCGACGGATTCCTCGCGAGGCCTGCTCATCTTCCGCGAGGCGACGGAGTAG
- a CDS encoding EAL domain-containing protein, protein MSDTPTRSCGRCQTLPPIAEGAGRLFLWSPVGHSQGRLLSFLREARHEVQVRAEAHCVEVWVPEAALSPLASNLLAALTQEEARATRALFMPGAAEPGLGDYPRVGSLQRLVTRTRAGWLVDLLSEERLTTHFQPIVHAQDTRCIFAHEALMRGLEPDGTLVLPGRMMQTAREADLLFQLDLAARTTAIRQAVKHGLDTHLFINFTPTAIYDATVCLRSTVEAIHSAGIAPERVVFEIIETDQTADAEHLRGIVDFYRKSGFQVALDDLGAGFSSLNLIHRLRPDIIKLDMELVRDVHLDPYKGSIVEKLLEIARTLGIRTVAEGIETHEELRWVRAHGVDFVQGYLIARPQSPPVGATPSFTD, encoded by the coding sequence ATGAGCGACACCCCGACGCGGTCCTGCGGCAGGTGCCAGACGCTTCCTCCCATCGCGGAGGGCGCCGGGCGTCTGTTCCTGTGGAGCCCGGTGGGGCACAGCCAGGGCCGGCTGCTGTCCTTCCTCCGGGAGGCGCGGCACGAGGTCCAGGTGCGTGCCGAAGCCCATTGCGTCGAGGTGTGGGTGCCGGAGGCGGCGCTGTCGCCTCTGGCATCGAACCTGTTGGCCGCGCTCACGCAGGAGGAGGCGCGGGCCACCCGGGCGCTGTTCATGCCGGGGGCGGCGGAGCCCGGGCTGGGTGACTATCCCCGGGTGGGCTCACTCCAGCGGCTCGTCACGCGGACGCGCGCGGGGTGGCTGGTGGATTTGCTCTCCGAGGAGCGGCTCACCACGCACTTCCAGCCCATCGTCCATGCGCAGGACACCCGCTGCATCTTCGCGCACGAGGCGTTGATGCGAGGCCTGGAGCCGGACGGCACGTTGGTGCTGCCCGGACGGATGATGCAGACGGCGCGCGAGGCGGACCTGCTGTTTCAACTGGACCTGGCGGCGCGCACCACGGCCATCCGGCAGGCGGTGAAGCACGGGCTGGACACGCACCTCTTCATCAACTTCACGCCCACGGCCATCTACGACGCCACGGTCTGTCTTCGCTCCACGGTGGAGGCCATCCACTCGGCGGGCATTGCGCCGGAGCGGGTGGTGTTCGAAATCATCGAGACGGACCAGACGGCGGACGCGGAGCATCTGCGCGGCATCGTGGACTTCTACCGCAAGTCGGGTTTCCAGGTGGCGCTGGACGACCTGGGCGCGGGCTTCTCGTCACTGAACCTCATCCACCGGCTGCGTCCCGACATCATCAAGCTGGACATGGAGCTGGTGCGTGACGTCCACCTGGACCCGTACAAGGGCTCCATCGTGGAGAAGCTCCTGGAGATTGCGCGGACACTGGGCATCCGCACGGTGGCGGAGGGCATCGAGACGCACGAGGAGCTGCGCTGGGTCCGCGCGCACGGGGTGGACTTCGTGCAGGGCTACCTCATCGCTCGTCCGCAGAGTCCCCCCGTGGGGGCGACGCCGTCGTTCACGGATTGA